Proteins co-encoded in one Chitinophagales bacterium genomic window:
- a CDS encoding MFS transporter translates to MKQERFILFLLATINFTNIVDVMIMMPLGDVFMKLYDISPQQFSWLVSSYALGAFFSSLTGMFLIDRFDRKKALLFIYCGFTIGTFLCAFAFSYVSFLIIRFTTGIFGGMIGALVLSVVSDIYPFERRGSAMGILTAAFSAAAALGVPLGLFLAEKFDWYAPFLFVSGTGIIILTQIVLRFPVMTEHLQHRVKNKSLISVVTDITTDSNQLYALLLGIILVLGHFIIIPFIAPYMIRNVGFTQGQITWMYFAGGLATVFSAPIIGKLTDRFGALKLFYALMIISFIPVLLITNMPPIPVLVALIATTLFFILGSGRMIPPQAMITASVGPKNRGSFMSVKSAFQQLGIFLASIISGALVVDNGSGTLSGYHLVGYLSIGISLIGLLLAKKLKVAAGN, encoded by the coding sequence ATGAAACAAGAACGGTTTATTTTATTTCTATTGGCGACTATCAACTTCACCAATATTGTAGATGTAATGATAATGATGCCTTTAGGTGATGTTTTTATGAAACTTTATGATATAAGTCCGCAGCAATTTAGTTGGTTGGTTTCTTCTTATGCTTTGGGTGCATTTTTTTCAAGCCTGACAGGTATGTTTCTGATTGACCGTTTTGACCGAAAAAAAGCCCTATTATTTATTTATTGTGGATTCACAATTGGGACTTTTTTGTGTGCATTTGCTTTTAGTTATGTCAGTTTTTTAATTATTCGATTCACCACAGGCATATTTGGAGGTATGATTGGTGCTTTGGTTTTGTCGGTGGTCAGCGATATTTATCCTTTTGAACGACGCGGCTCAGCAATGGGCATTTTGACTGCGGCCTTTTCAGCCGCTGCCGCTTTGGGTGTTCCTTTGGGCTTATTTCTGGCAGAAAAATTTGATTGGTATGCACCATTTTTGTTTGTATCTGGCACAGGGATCATCATTCTCACCCAAATAGTGCTTCGTTTTCCTGTAATGACGGAACATTTGCAGCACAGGGTTAAGAATAAATCTCTGATAAGCGTAGTTACCGACATCACAACAGACTCCAATCAACTGTATGCTTTGCTTTTGGGTATTATATTGGTTTTGGGTCATTTCATCATCATTCCGTTCATTGCACCTTATATGATTCGCAATGTAGGCTTTACGCAAGGGCAAATCACTTGGATGTATTTTGCAGGCGGTCTGGCTACTGTTTTTTCTGCCCCTATAATTGGTAAATTAACCGATCGCTTTGGTGCATTGAAGTTGTTCTATGCATTGATGATTATTTCTTTTATACCTGTTTTGTTGATTACCAATATGCCTCCTATACCCGTTCTTGTAGCACTTATCGCTACAACCTTATTTTTTATATTGGGTAGCGGTCGAATGATTCCTCCTCAAGCAATGATTACGGCAAGTGTAGGACCCAAAAATCGAGGTAGTTTTATGAGTGTCAAGTCGGCTTTCCAGCAGTTGGGAATTTTCTTGGCTTCTATCATTAGTGGCGCATTGGTGGTCGACAATGGATCGGGGACTTTATCAGGCTATCATTTGGTAGGTTATTTGTCTATTGGCATTAGCTTAATAGGTCTTTTGTTGGCAAAAAAATTGAAGGTGGCGGCAGGGAATTAG
- a CDS encoding DUF177 domain-containing protein, translating into MNHLLERNSGTLKTFNIPFMGLKKGVHQFQYIIDSSFFKEFEHSPIEEGVLEVDLEFNKKHNFFELDFQIEGKIKAECDRCSDDFNLGVDVEDQIIIQIQQAENISDERDLDILSIPTDSIVINVAHLIYEIIVLSLPIRKNCSDDSIDGKKCNAKIIKILKKNQHSEENVTDPRWEALLKLKDNNNNN; encoded by the coding sequence TTGAATCATTTATTAGAACGGAATAGTGGGACATTGAAGACTTTTAACATCCCTTTTATGGGGCTGAAAAAAGGAGTTCATCAGTTTCAGTATATTATTGATTCCAGTTTTTTCAAAGAATTTGAACATTCCCCTATTGAAGAAGGTGTGTTAGAAGTTGATTTAGAATTCAATAAAAAACACAATTTCTTTGAATTGGATTTTCAAATTGAAGGAAAAATAAAAGCAGAGTGTGATAGGTGTTCCGATGACTTTAATTTGGGAGTTGATGTTGAAGATCAAATAATTATTCAAATTCAACAAGCGGAAAATATATCAGACGAACGTGATTTGGATATCTTGAGCATACCAACTGATAGCATAGTTATCAATGTAGCCCATCTAATCTACGAAATCATTGTTTTGTCATTGCCGATTCGAAAGAATTGCAGCGATGATAGTATAGACGGAAAGAAGTGCAATGCGAAGATTATAAAGATTTTGAAAAAAAATCAACATTCAGAAGAAAATGTAACCGATCCTCGCTGGGAAGCACTTTTAAAATTAAAAGATAATAATAATAATAACTAA
- the rpmF gene encoding 50S ribosomal protein L32, producing the protein MAHPKRKISKTRRDKRRTHVKAVAPTLAKDSTTNQTHLFHRAHWYEGKLYYKGQLVIDNVSE; encoded by the coding sequence ATGGCACATCCTAAGCGGAAAATCTCCAAAACAAGAAGAGACAAGCGTAGAACACACGTGAAAGCAGTAGCACCTACACTTGCAAAAGATTCAACAACCAACCAAACACACCTCTTTCACAGAGCTCATTGGTATGAAGGTAAACTTTACTACAAAGGTCAGTTGGTGATTGACAATGTTTCGGAATAA
- a CDS encoding beta-ketoacyl-ACP synthase III: protein MSKQLAAITGVHGYLPDYVLTNKELEQIVDTNDEWIVTRTGIKERRILKGEGLGTSDMAVEAVKGLLEKRNLQPTDIDLLICATTTPDMFFPSTANLICHKIGAAPAGSFDILAACSGFLYALSVGAKFIESGTYRRVVVVGADKMSSIVNYEDRTTCIIFGDGAAAVLLEPAQEGVGIKDEILRSDGSGAKHLHMKAGGSKRPASIETVTNKEHYIFQDGKAVFKFAVKNMADVSAEIMERNNLTGEDVAWLVPHQANKRIIDATARRMGLTEDKVMLNIERYGNTTAATIPLCLWDWEKELKRGDNIILAAFGGGFTWGAVYLQWAYNS, encoded by the coding sequence ATGTCCAAACAATTAGCAGCCATCACTGGTGTTCATGGTTACCTGCCAGACTATGTATTGACGAATAAAGAATTAGAGCAAATAGTAGATACCAACGACGAATGGATTGTGACGAGAACAGGTATCAAAGAGCGTCGAATATTGAAGGGCGAAGGCTTAGGGACTTCCGATATGGCAGTAGAAGCAGTAAAAGGATTGCTAGAAAAGCGAAATCTGCAACCTACGGACATAGATTTGTTGATTTGTGCAACAACTACACCTGATATGTTTTTTCCCAGCACTGCTAATTTGATATGCCACAAAATTGGTGCTGCACCTGCCGGAAGTTTTGACATATTAGCGGCTTGTTCAGGATTTCTATATGCATTGTCAGTTGGCGCAAAATTCATAGAGTCAGGCACTTATCGCAGAGTTGTTGTAGTCGGTGCTGATAAAATGTCTTCAATTGTAAATTACGAAGACCGCACAACTTGTATTATTTTTGGAGATGGTGCTGCAGCAGTGCTTTTAGAGCCAGCTCAAGAAGGTGTGGGGATTAAAGATGAAATATTGCGTTCAGACGGATCGGGTGCCAAACATTTACACATGAAAGCGGGCGGTTCTAAACGTCCTGCAAGTATCGAAACAGTTACGAATAAAGAACATTATATCTTCCAAGATGGGAAAGCAGTGTTTAAATTTGCAGTGAAAAATATGGCAGATGTATCTGCTGAAATCATGGAACGCAACAATTTGACGGGGGAAGATGTCGCATGGTTGGTTCCGCATCAAGCCAATAAACGCATTATTGATGCTACTGCACGTAGAATGGGATTGACCGAAGATAAAGTAATGCTCAATATTGAACGCTATGGAAATACAACTGCGGCAACGATTCCTCTTTGTTTGTGGGATTGGGAAAAAGAGTTGAAGCGAGGCGACAATATTATTTTAGCTGCCTTTGGAGGTGGTTTTACATGGGGAGCTGTTTACCTTCAATGGGCATACAATTCCTAA
- the efp gene encoding elongation factor P translates to MASTSEFRNGFSMELDHGLWTIVEFLHVKPGKGPAFVRTKLKNLVSGKVVDRTFPSGYKVTEARIERRTYQYLYNDQMGYHFMNNETYSQIALEESMINAPQFLLEGQNVDILFHAEKEKALVCELPQYVIQEITYTETGLRGDTATNVTKPATLASGAEVNVPLFINQGDKIRVSTADGSYMERVRD, encoded by the coding sequence ATGGCTTCTACTTCAGAATTTAGAAATGGGTTCAGCATGGAACTTGACCATGGATTGTGGACAATCGTTGAGTTTTTGCATGTAAAACCTGGAAAAGGCCCTGCTTTCGTGCGAACAAAACTAAAAAATTTGGTTTCAGGTAAGGTCGTAGATCGTACGTTTCCATCGGGTTATAAAGTAACCGAAGCACGAATTGAAAGACGAACCTATCAGTATTTGTACAACGATCAGATGGGATATCATTTTATGAACAATGAAACCTATAGTCAAATAGCACTCGAAGAAAGCATGATCAATGCTCCTCAGTTTTTACTAGAAGGGCAAAATGTAGATATTTTGTTTCATGCTGAAAAAGAAAAAGCATTGGTTTGTGAACTCCCCCAGTATGTTATCCAAGAAATAACCTATACTGAAACAGGATTAAGAGGAGATACCGCTACCAATGTGACCAAACCTGCTACACTTGCATCAGGAGCAGAAGTCAATGTACCTTTGTTTATCAATCAAGGAGATAAAATTAGGGTCAGCACTGCTGATGGTAGCTATATGGAAAGGGTCAGAGATTAG
- the accB gene encoding acetyl-CoA carboxylase biotin carboxyl carrier protein, translated as MDFKQIKELIRLIDQTDLSELKIETETFKISLRSKAYTEAVNKGKSVSSVSFPSTSQMPTPVAPLATVVSATPNQEAKEHAVGTTEKSNNDKLFTIKSPMIGTFYRSSSPDKPPFIKIGDTISKGDVLCIVEAMKLFNEIESEINGKVVEILLDDSSPVEYDQDLFRVELA; from the coding sequence ATGGACTTCAAACAAATCAAAGAATTAATTAGACTGATTGATCAAACAGATCTAAGCGAATTAAAAATTGAAACAGAGACCTTCAAAATAAGCCTTCGTTCTAAGGCATATACCGAAGCAGTCAACAAAGGCAAATCGGTCAGTAGCGTTTCTTTTCCTTCTACATCACAGATGCCAACACCTGTTGCTCCTTTAGCAACTGTTGTAAGTGCAACTCCTAATCAAGAAGCAAAAGAACATGCAGTTGGTACAACCGAAAAGTCCAACAACGATAAGCTGTTCACCATCAAATCACCTATGATTGGTACATTTTATCGGTCTTCTTCACCAGACAAACCTCCTTTCATCAAAATTGGTGATACCATTTCAAAAGGAGATGTTCTATGTATTGTAGAAGCCATGAAACTTTTCAACGAGATAGAGTCGGAAATAAATGGTAAGGTTGTAGAAATATTGTTAGACGATTCGTCTCCAGTAGAGTACGACCAAGATTTATTCCGTGTAGAACTTGCCTAG
- the accC gene encoding acetyl-CoA carboxylase biotin carboxylase subunit, translating to MFQKILIANRGEIALRVIRTCKEMGIKTVAVYSTADKDSLHVRFADEAVCIGPPSSKDSYLNVPHIMAAAEVTNADAIHPGYGFLAENAHFAEICADYNIKFIGPTASMIRSMGDKITAKQTMREAGVPVIPGSDGLIHDIEEGKKIANEIGYPIILKATAGGGGKGMRVVWDASAFEKHWDSARQEAKASFGNDGIYIEKFIEEPRHIEIQIVGDQYGKACHLSERDCSIQRRHQKLVEESPSPFMDDELREKMGAAAIKAANSINYESLGTIEFLVDKYRNFYFMEMNTRVQVEHPVTEEVVNFDLIKEQIKVAAGVAISGKNYYPIGHAIECRINAEDPYNDFRPSPGKITELHTSKGHGVRVDTHIHAGYTVPPYYDSLLAKVIVHANDRDQAIAKMKRALEEFIIEGVKTTIPFHLKLMDDERFREGNFNTSFLNDFEY from the coding sequence ATGTTTCAAAAAATACTTATTGCAAATAGAGGAGAAATTGCTTTGCGTGTTATTCGTACCTGCAAAGAAATGGGTATCAAAACAGTAGCTGTTTATTCTACTGCCGATAAGGATAGTTTACATGTCCGTTTTGCAGACGAAGCCGTTTGCATTGGACCTCCCTCTAGCAAGGATTCTTACCTCAATGTACCACATATCATGGCAGCTGCTGAAGTAACAAATGCAGATGCCATTCATCCAGGATATGGATTCTTGGCAGAGAATGCCCACTTTGCAGAAATATGCGCAGATTACAATATCAAATTTATTGGCCCTACTGCTTCAATGATTCGAAGTATGGGGGATAAAATCACCGCAAAGCAAACCATGAGAGAAGCAGGTGTACCTGTTATCCCAGGTTCTGACGGATTGATACACGATATAGAAGAAGGAAAAAAAATAGCAAATGAAATCGGCTATCCTATTATTTTGAAAGCAACCGCAGGTGGTGGAGGAAAAGGTATGAGGGTAGTATGGGATGCCTCTGCTTTTGAGAAGCATTGGGACAGCGCACGTCAAGAGGCAAAAGCTTCTTTTGGAAACGATGGGATTTACATCGAAAAATTTATTGAAGAACCCCGACATATTGAAATTCAAATAGTAGGCGATCAATACGGCAAGGCCTGTCACTTATCAGAAAGAGATTGTAGCATACAACGCCGCCACCAAAAACTAGTGGAAGAATCTCCTTCGCCTTTCATGGATGATGAACTTCGTGAAAAAATGGGTGCAGCGGCTATCAAAGCTGCAAATTCTATCAACTACGAAAGTTTGGGTACAATAGAATTTTTGGTTGATAAATACAGGAATTTCTACTTTATGGAGATGAACACCCGTGTACAAGTAGAACATCCTGTTACAGAGGAGGTTGTTAATTTTGACCTTATCAAAGAACAGATAAAGGTGGCAGCAGGTGTAGCAATTTCTGGAAAAAATTATTATCCGATTGGTCATGCTATTGAATGTCGTATCAATGCAGAAGACCCTTACAACGATTTTCGACCTAGTCCTGGTAAAATCACAGAATTGCATACATCAAAAGGTCATGGTGTGCGTGTAGATACGCATATACATGCAGGATATACTGTTCCTCCTTACTACGATTCTTTGCTTGCAAAAGTAATCGTTCACGCCAATGATAGAGATCAAGCTATTGCTAAAATGAAGCGAGCATTGGAAGAATTTATCATTGAAGGTGTGAAAACTACAATTCCTTTTCACCTCAAATTGATGGATGATGAGCGATTTAGGGAAGGAAACTTCAATACCAGTTTCTTGAATGATTTTGAATACTAA
- a CDS encoding dihydrofolate reductase family protein: MRKIKLYIATSINGYIAKSDGSVGWLDTIPNPNPTDYGYFDFLKSVDTTLMGNATYQQILGFDVPFPYADKINYVFSRTQSGVDEYATFVSENIVEFVQELTTQEGKDIWLVGGGELNGFFLKNGLIDEMIVSVMPMVLGSGIPLFGTGVKDVEIPFGLKEVVSFETGAVQLVYEKH; the protein is encoded by the coding sequence GTGCGGAAAATCAAACTTTACATTGCTACGAGTATTAATGGCTACATTGCCAAATCAGATGGCAGCGTAGGATGGCTCGATACGATTCCCAATCCTAATCCAACTGATTATGGTTATTTTGACTTCTTGAAAAGCGTTGACACGACCCTAATGGGCAATGCTACCTACCAACAAATCCTTGGCTTTGATGTTCCTTTTCCCTATGCCGATAAAATCAATTATGTGTTTAGTCGAACTCAATCAGGTGTGGATGAATATGCAACTTTTGTAAGTGAAAATATAGTGGAGTTTGTGCAAGAACTGACAACGCAAGAGGGTAAAGATATTTGGCTTGTTGGAGGAGGAGAACTAAATGGCTTTTTTCTGAAAAATGGGCTAATAGATGAAATGATTGTGTCGGTGATGCCTATGGTTTTGGGAAGCGGAATTCCACTTTTTGGAACAGGAGTGAAAGACGTAGAAATTCCGTTTGGCTTAAAAGAGGTGGTTTCCTTTGAAACTGGAGCGGTGCAGTTGGTGTATGAAAAGCATTAA